One Kitasatospora sp. NBC_01287 DNA window includes the following coding sequences:
- a CDS encoding sulfatase has product MKAIMVMFDSLNRHMLPPYGGDWTHAPNFARLAERSVTFDNTYAGSMPCMPARREIHTGRHNFLHRSWGPLEPFDDSMPELLKQNGVYTHLVSDHPHYWEDGGATYHGRYNTWEFFRGQEGDPWKGQVADPVMPEDLKKLRMEGYRQDWVNRPHLATEDRHPQTLTFDAGLEFIRTNRDADRWFVQIETFDPHEPFFSHQRYKDLYPHDYDGPHFDWPDYKRVVEKPDQVEHARLEYAALLSMCDHSLGRVLDLMDEQGLWDDTLLIVNTDHGLLLGEKGWWGKVVQPWYNELVHLPLFVWDPRTGAAGERRQALAQTIDLAPTLLDYFGLPRPADMQGHPLPVADDTPVREAALFGMHGGHVNITDGRYVYMRAPATAANAPLLEHTLMPTHMRGRFSPAELADLELAEPFTFTKGVRTLRTPGRTFFNPFQHGTLLFDLASDPEQRTPITDDAAELRMAGLLVELMRASDAPPSQYERLGLPAHGAVGAEHLLVRAQRAQADKAAQPLPSPEDYPSGRFSLRTPLFALISDPVAVEVMRRHLPGIVDSEFLQFLGPTPLIDVAALAGGLTDISALRRVAEELAAL; this is encoded by the coding sequence ATGAAGGCGATCATGGTGATGTTCGACAGTCTCAACCGGCACATGCTGCCGCCCTACGGCGGTGACTGGACGCACGCGCCGAACTTCGCGCGGCTGGCCGAGCGGTCCGTCACGTTCGACAACACCTACGCGGGCTCGATGCCGTGCATGCCGGCCCGCCGGGAGATCCACACCGGGCGGCACAACTTCCTGCACCGCAGCTGGGGCCCGCTGGAGCCGTTCGACGACTCCATGCCCGAGCTGCTGAAGCAGAACGGGGTCTACACCCACCTGGTGAGCGACCACCCGCACTACTGGGAGGACGGCGGCGCCACCTACCACGGCCGGTACAACACCTGGGAGTTCTTCCGCGGCCAGGAGGGCGATCCGTGGAAGGGCCAGGTGGCCGACCCGGTGATGCCCGAGGACCTGAAGAAGCTGCGGATGGAGGGCTACCGGCAGGACTGGGTGAACCGACCGCACCTGGCCACCGAGGACCGCCACCCGCAGACGCTGACCTTCGACGCCGGCCTGGAGTTCATCCGCACCAACCGCGACGCGGACCGGTGGTTCGTGCAGATCGAGACCTTCGACCCGCACGAGCCGTTCTTCAGCCACCAGCGCTACAAGGACCTCTACCCGCACGACTACGACGGCCCGCACTTCGACTGGCCCGACTACAAGCGCGTGGTGGAGAAGCCCGACCAGGTCGAGCACGCCCGCCTGGAGTACGCGGCGCTGCTCTCGATGTGCGACCACTCGCTGGGCCGGGTGCTGGACCTGATGGACGAGCAGGGCCTGTGGGACGACACCCTGCTGATCGTCAACACCGACCACGGCCTGCTGCTGGGCGAGAAGGGCTGGTGGGGCAAGGTCGTCCAGCCCTGGTACAACGAGCTGGTCCACCTGCCGCTCTTCGTCTGGGACCCGCGCACCGGCGCGGCCGGCGAGCGCCGCCAGGCCCTGGCCCAGACCATCGACCTGGCGCCGACCCTGCTCGACTACTTCGGCCTGCCCCGCCCCGCGGACATGCAGGGCCACCCGCTGCCGGTCGCCGACGACACCCCGGTGCGCGAGGCGGCGCTGTTCGGCATGCACGGCGGCCACGTCAACATCACCGACGGCCGGTACGTCTACATGCGCGCCCCCGCCACCGCGGCCAACGCGCCGCTGCTGGAGCACACGCTGATGCCGACCCACATGCGCGGGCGGTTCTCCCCCGCCGAGCTGGCGGACCTCGAACTCGCCGAGCCCTTCACCTTCACCAAGGGCGTGCGCACGCTGCGCACGCCCGGCCGTACCTTCTTCAACCCCTTCCAGCACGGCACCCTGCTGTTCGACCTCGCGAGCGACCCGGAGCAGCGCACGCCGATCACCGACGACGCGGCGGAGCTGCGGATGGCGGGTCTGCTGGTGGAGCTGATGCGCGCGAGCGACGCCCCGCCGAGCCAGTACGAGCGGCTGGGCCTGCCGGCGCACGGTGCGGTCGGGGCGGAGCACCTGCTCGTGCGCGCCCAGCGCGCGCAGGCCGACAAGGCGGCCCAGCCGCTGCCCAGCCCGGAGGACTACCCGTCAGGGCGCTTCTCGCTGCGCACCCCGCTCTTCGCCCTGATCTCCGACCCGGTCGCGGTGGAGGTGATGCGCAGGCACCTGCCCGGCATCGTCGACTCGGAGTTCCTGCAGTTCCTCGGCCCCACCCCGCTGATCGACGTCGCCGCGCTCGCCGGCGGGCTCACCGACATCTCGGCGCTGCGGAGGGTGGCCGAGGAGCTCGCGGCGCTCTGA
- a CDS encoding YdcF family protein yields the protein MSAVIPVALLALSALFALLFAHRTRRDRRRFGNAVLLGLALGCLLLAGALGGFGPLPDEAHTAVLAVLPLLVGASAVATAVLLVANGITMLRREGGGPANLLSLVAGLAAFGVLGLLAAAVSVDSRPLRAAAAAVLLVAGYFSFLLLCFVGYAALYARLTVRREVDFVVVLGAGLVDGHRVPPLLAARLERGLGVQLAQARWGRVPPLVLSGGKGTDESRSEAAAMADFLTGRGVAPELLRREDRSTSTEENLKFSDALMAAERPGYRCLIVTSSFHVLRSAILARRAGVRGQVLGAPTAAYYWPSAMLREFVAVLLCYPVATIGPCVLLALLGAVGGWHG from the coding sequence ATGTCCGCCGTGATCCCCGTGGCCCTGCTCGCCCTGTCGGCCCTGTTCGCCCTGCTGTTCGCGCACCGGACGCGGCGTGACCGCCGGCGCTTCGGCAATGCCGTGCTCCTCGGCCTGGCGCTCGGCTGCCTGCTCCTGGCCGGTGCGCTCGGCGGGTTCGGCCCGCTGCCCGACGAGGCGCACACCGCCGTGCTGGCCGTGCTACCGCTGCTGGTCGGGGCGAGCGCGGTGGCCACCGCGGTGCTGCTGGTGGCCAACGGGATCACCATGCTGCGGCGCGAGGGCGGTGGGCCGGCCAATCTGCTGTCGCTGGTGGCGGGTCTGGCCGCGTTCGGGGTGCTGGGGCTGCTGGCGGCCGCGGTGAGCGTCGACTCCCGGCCGCTGCGCGCGGCGGCGGCCGCCGTGCTGCTGGTGGCGGGCTACTTCTCGTTCCTGCTGCTCTGCTTCGTCGGGTACGCGGCTCTCTACGCCCGGCTGACGGTGCGGCGGGAGGTGGACTTCGTGGTGGTGCTCGGTGCCGGGCTGGTGGACGGCCACCGGGTGCCGCCGCTGCTCGCGGCGCGGCTGGAGCGCGGGCTGGGCGTGCAACTGGCCCAGGCGCGGTGGGGCCGGGTGCCGCCGCTGGTGCTGTCCGGGGGGAAGGGGACGGACGAGTCGCGCAGCGAGGCCGCGGCGATGGCGGACTTCCTCACCGGGCGCGGCGTCGCTCCGGAGCTGCTGCGCCGCGAGGACCGCTCGACCAGCACCGAGGAGAACCTGAAGTTCAGCGACGCCTTGATGGCGGCGGAGCGGCCGGGTTACCGCTGCCTGATCGTCACCAGCAGCTTCCACGTGCTGCGCTCCGCCATCCTGGCCCGCCGGGCGGGGGTGCGCGGTCAGGTGCTCGGGGCGCCGACGGCCGCGTACTACTGGCCGAGCGCGATGCTGCGCGAGTTCGTCGCGGTCCTCCTCTGCTACCCGGTGGCCACCATCGGTCCCTGCGTGCTGCTGGCGCTCCTCGGCGCGGTGGGGGGCTGGCACGGCTGA
- a CDS encoding beta/gamma crystallin domain-containing protein — protein MISKKKRLARSFAVALATAAAFTVTVPSGNAYAIDHIQCVGGENFLKIWSHLDGRQSVDCYANAGKIDFGGWWVDRISTGNNDLIYYDDNGDSVRIDRWHDITFPNQPPKVDAIQIL, from the coding sequence GTGATCTCGAAGAAGAAGAGGCTCGCGCGGTCCTTCGCCGTGGCACTCGCCACGGCCGCGGCCTTCACCGTCACCGTACCGAGCGGCAACGCCTACGCCATCGACCACATCCAGTGCGTCGGCGGCGAGAACTTCCTGAAGATCTGGTCGCACCTCGACGGCCGCCAGAGCGTCGACTGCTACGCGAACGCCGGAAAGATCGACTTCGGCGGGTGGTGGGTCGACCGGATCTCCACGGGGAACAACGACCTGATCTACTACGACGACAACGGCGACTCGGTGCGGATCGACCGCTGGCACGACATCACCTTCCCGAACCAGCCGCCGAAGGTCGACGCCATTCAGATCCTGTGA
- a CDS encoding non-ribosomal peptide synthetase, giving the protein MQPPAHGPDPYGRSIAPVDWWLLASLRGQVPVIQLAVEGDGELSSEVLAAAVAAASESCPGARLVRRGRQWVDSRLAPAVRVVAAADFDRDTLDSPLLCTPLTGDRGPSCEVLLVEGAPSTVVFRAFHGVMDGRGTLLWAQEVFRALRGETLLGAPSRLNDQQLMDGLASELPDGLPEIAARPESRWPSPLGGVPPRPRGVVWRRRTVDGTHPAATAKVATVLAEAYGAGTGRFAVPVDLRRHVPEIRSTANLATSVILDVLEGDGWEEVHHRLLTALSERQELASRTDPGLLKLPLRALRLMAGSADAKAAKQDCYDSMAFLSHLGTVDLADFSADGFEAATLYSLGTPAALAPPEIDLVESAGRTEITVAWRSGPGVAEAAEALLDRLEEALSPAAHRDWEGNRTERAGSTAASVLELFRRQVERTPHRVALSGPEGTVSYAELSRRADVVAAELRRLGVARGDVVGLLADRSPAAIAGLWGVLRAGACYLPLDALHPDPRLADLLTDAGAALCLVERRHQERAWCPPGCAPVALDDLVAVRPSGDPSTAVEPRDAAVGPGDLAYVIYTSGSTGKPKGVQIEHGSLLNYVDWASREFGVDADTRLPLITSPSFDVSGTSVFLPLLTGGEVVLMKDETNHLSLRHLLEESGATMLSLTPAHLDLIGRLDLRPSGFRSVVVVGEQLRVPVAARAQAMFGPDCRIINLYGPTEATIGCTIHTFDPRLDAEGAAVPIGLPMDNTTVFLLDQDRRFTARGEVGEMYLGGVQLARGYRGRPDLNRERFVRLADGTRVYRTGDLARISERGELEFIGRTDDQVKVLGHRVEPAEVALALEEHPAVAGAAVVAKARRGQQGKSLFAYAVPAAGQDATAEELERFLADRLPPYMVPAATVVVADLPLTVSGKVDVRALPDPFAGSPGEDGQDGQGGQGGQGDGSGLDTFESAVGDVWTRILQLEHVHLTPQLDFHRLGGDSLSLYAMLATVCRELVGAEREDAFMANLPIIMREPTIEQIAVLVRAVLGFGGEREDALRASRPGVLWEPTIEQLSSLVREVRRQEAGVTT; this is encoded by the coding sequence ATGCAGCCTCCAGCCCACGGACCCGACCCGTACGGCAGATCCATCGCGCCCGTGGACTGGTGGCTGCTCGCCTCACTGCGAGGCCAGGTGCCGGTGATCCAGCTGGCGGTGGAGGGCGACGGCGAGCTGTCGTCCGAGGTGCTCGCCGCCGCCGTCGCGGCGGCCTCCGAGAGCTGCCCGGGTGCCCGGCTGGTGCGCCGCGGCCGGCAGTGGGTCGACAGCCGACTGGCCCCGGCCGTGCGGGTGGTGGCCGCCGCCGACTTCGACCGCGACACCCTGGACTCGCCCCTGCTGTGCACCCCGCTCACCGGCGACCGCGGCCCCAGCTGCGAGGTCCTGCTGGTCGAGGGTGCCCCGAGCACGGTGGTGTTCCGGGCGTTCCACGGCGTGATGGACGGCCGCGGCACGCTGCTCTGGGCCCAGGAGGTCTTCCGCGCGCTGCGCGGCGAGACCCTGCTCGGCGCGCCCTCGCGGCTGAACGACCAGCAGCTGATGGACGGGCTGGCGAGCGAACTGCCCGACGGCCTCCCGGAGATCGCGGCCAGGCCCGAGTCGCGCTGGCCCTCGCCGCTGGGCGGTGTGCCGCCCCGCCCGCGCGGGGTGGTGTGGCGCCGGCGCACCGTCGACGGCACCCACCCGGCCGCGACCGCCAAGGTGGCCACCGTGCTGGCCGAGGCGTACGGCGCCGGGACCGGGCGCTTCGCCGTCCCGGTCGACCTGCGCCGGCACGTCCCCGAGATCCGCTCCACCGCGAACCTCGCCACCAGCGTGATCCTGGACGTGCTGGAGGGCGACGGCTGGGAGGAGGTCCACCACCGCCTGCTCACCGCGCTCAGCGAGCGCCAGGAGCTGGCCTCGCGCACCGACCCCGGGCTGCTCAAGCTCCCGTTGCGGGCGCTGCGCCTGATGGCAGGATCGGCCGACGCGAAGGCCGCCAAGCAGGACTGCTACGACTCGATGGCCTTCCTGTCGCACCTGGGCACCGTCGACCTGGCGGACTTCTCCGCCGACGGCTTCGAGGCCGCCACCCTCTACAGCCTGGGCACGCCGGCCGCGTTGGCCCCGCCGGAGATCGACCTGGTGGAGAGCGCGGGCCGCACCGAGATCACGGTCGCCTGGCGCAGCGGCCCCGGGGTCGCCGAGGCGGCCGAGGCCCTGCTGGACCGCCTGGAGGAGGCACTCTCGCCGGCCGCCCACCGCGACTGGGAGGGCAACCGCACCGAGCGGGCCGGCTCCACGGCGGCCTCCGTGCTGGAGCTCTTCCGCCGGCAGGTCGAGCGGACCCCGCACCGGGTGGCGCTCAGCGGCCCGGAGGGGACCGTCAGCTACGCCGAACTGAGCCGCCGGGCCGACGTGGTGGCCGCCGAGCTGCGCCGGCTCGGGGTCGCGCGCGGCGACGTGGTCGGCCTGCTCGCCGATCGTTCGCCCGCCGCCATCGCGGGCCTGTGGGGCGTGCTGCGCGCCGGTGCCTGCTACCTGCCGCTGGACGCGCTGCACCCCGACCCGCGGCTCGCCGACCTGCTCACCGACGCGGGCGCGGCGCTCTGCCTGGTGGAGCGCCGGCACCAGGAGCGGGCGTGGTGCCCGCCGGGCTGCGCGCCGGTGGCCCTCGACGACCTGGTGGCCGTGCGGCCGTCCGGCGACCCGTCGACGGCCGTGGAGCCACGGGACGCCGCCGTCGGCCCGGGGGACCTGGCCTACGTGATCTACACCTCCGGCTCCACCGGCAAGCCCAAGGGCGTGCAGATCGAGCACGGCAGCCTGCTCAACTACGTGGACTGGGCGAGCCGCGAGTTCGGGGTCGACGCGGACACCCGGCTGCCGCTGATCACCTCGCCCTCGTTCGACGTCTCGGGCACCTCCGTCTTCCTGCCGCTGCTGACCGGCGGGGAGGTGGTGCTGATGAAGGACGAGACCAACCACCTCTCGCTGCGCCACCTGCTGGAGGAGTCGGGGGCGACCATGCTGTCGCTGACCCCGGCGCACCTGGACCTGATCGGCCGCCTCGACCTGCGGCCGAGCGGGTTCCGCTCGGTGGTCGTCGTCGGCGAGCAGCTGCGGGTTCCGGTCGCGGCGCGGGCGCAGGCGATGTTCGGCCCCGACTGCCGCATCATCAACCTGTACGGGCCGACCGAGGCGACCATCGGCTGCACGATCCACACCTTCGACCCGCGACTGGACGCGGAGGGCGCGGCGGTGCCGATCGGCCTGCCGATGGACAACACCACGGTCTTCCTGCTCGACCAGGACCGGCGCTTCACCGCCCGCGGCGAGGTGGGCGAGATGTACCTGGGCGGCGTGCAGCTGGCCCGGGGCTACCGCGGGCGGCCCGACCTGAACCGGGAGCGGTTCGTCCGGCTGGCCGACGGCACCCGGGTCTACCGCACCGGCGACCTGGCCCGGATCTCCGAGCGCGGCGAGCTGGAGTTCATCGGGCGCACCGACGACCAGGTCAAGGTGCTCGGCCACCGGGTGGAGCCCGCCGAGGTGGCGCTGGCGCTGGAGGAACACCCGGCCGTGGCCGGCGCCGCGGTGGTCGCCAAGGCGCGGCGCGGGCAGCAGGGCAAGTCGCTGTTCGCGTACGCCGTGCCGGCGGCCGGGCAGGACGCCACCGCCGAGGAGCTGGAGCGCTTCCTCGCCGACCGCCTGCCGCCCTACATGGTGCCGGCCGCGACCGTCGTGGTGGCGGACCTGCCGCTGACCGTCAGCGGCAAGGTGGACGTCCGGGCCCTGCCGGACCCGTTCGCCGGGTCACCCGGCGAGGACGGCCAGGACGGCCAGGGAGGCCAGGGAGGCCAGGGCGACGGCAGCGGGCTGGACACCTTCGAGTCGGCCGTCGGCGACGTCTGGACGAGGATCCTCCAGCTGGAGCACGTCCACCTGACGCCCCAGCTGGACTTCCACCGGCTCGGCGGCGACTCGCTCTCGCTCTACGCGATGCTGGCCACGGTCTGCCGCGAACTCGTCGGCGCCGAGCGCGAGGACGCCTTCATGGCGAATCTGCCGATCATCATGCGGGAGCCGACGATCGAGCAGATCGCGGTGCTGGTCCGCGCGGTCCTCGGTTTCGGCGGCGAGCGCGAGGACGCCCTGCGGGCCAGCCGTCCCGGCGTCCTGTGGGAGCCGACGATCGAGCAGCTCTCCAGCCTGGTCCGCGAAGTCCGCCGGCAGGAGGCCGGGGTGACCACCTGA
- a CDS encoding streptophobe family protein produces MHPSDEPPPGDRAPRPPTASAGAWAGWAQALAVAVLTFAAMGAVGALGLWAAGAGDLPAGAFPAVLAATVLSALGVPLDVDAGAGFLGGGTAVVEAIPLSVALVGALVAGAAFLRPLRLRAVLTPREAGARVLRTALPWTALLLLLGALARHSFTLSTGSPQADLIGGVLGLTPTVGFHAGWGAVLGYGLLWPAVVLLLAFAVVHRAPLPAPVLALRPVVRPAAHAAAVVALVYTALGLIAGVVAMAVDSNPRATAAVLLLGLPNLAWMGLGIGLGGAWHGGLQGALALPFPKPLASVLTVSQGRQATVDITALAQQDARAWLLVPLAAVVLLAAAVLMVRRHALPAPAWQHALRLAAALGCAMLLIGLLTRVDAALGLSLLGIGDLGGQVGAVSLHCDLPLTVGVAVLWGGVAGFLGALFAGRFLPDRAAG; encoded by the coding sequence GTGCATCCCAGTGACGAGCCCCCTCCCGGCGACCGGGCACCGCGCCCGCCGACCGCGTCCGCCGGCGCCTGGGCCGGCTGGGCGCAGGCGCTGGCCGTGGCCGTCCTCACGTTCGCCGCGATGGGCGCGGTCGGCGCGCTCGGGCTGTGGGCCGCGGGGGCGGGCGACCTGCCCGCCGGGGCCTTCCCCGCGGTGCTGGCCGCCACCGTGCTCAGCGCACTGGGCGTGCCGCTGGACGTGGACGCAGGGGCGGGATTCCTGGGCGGGGGCACCGCGGTCGTCGAGGCGATCCCGCTCTCGGTCGCCCTGGTCGGCGCGCTGGTGGCGGGTGCCGCCTTCCTGCGCCCGCTGCGCCTGCGCGCGGTCCTGACGCCGCGTGAGGCGGGCGCCCGGGTGCTGCGCACCGCGCTGCCGTGGACCGCGCTCCTGCTGCTGCTCGGGGCCCTGGCCAGGCACAGCTTCACGCTCTCCACCGGCAGCCCGCAGGCCGACCTGATCGGCGGCGTGCTCGGGCTGACGCCCACCGTCGGCTTCCACGCCGGCTGGGGGGCCGTCCTCGGATACGGACTGCTCTGGCCGGCCGTCGTCCTGCTGCTCGCCTTCGCCGTCGTCCACCGCGCCCCGCTCCCGGCACCGGTGCTGGCGCTGCGCCCGGTCGTCCGGCCCGCCGCGCACGCCGCGGCGGTGGTCGCCCTGGTGTACACGGCGCTGGGCCTGATCGCCGGGGTGGTCGCGATGGCGGTCGACTCGAACCCGCGGGCCACCGCCGCCGTCCTGCTCCTCGGCCTGCCGAACCTCGCCTGGATGGGCCTGGGGATCGGCCTCGGCGGTGCCTGGCACGGGGGTCTCCAAGGCGCGCTGGCACTGCCGTTCCCCAAGCCGCTCGCCTCGGTCCTCACCGTCTCGCAAGGGCGGCAGGCCACCGTGGACATCACCGCGCTGGCCCAACAGGACGCCCGCGCCTGGCTGCTGGTGCCGCTCGCCGCGGTGGTCCTGCTCGCCGCCGCCGTCCTGATGGTGCGCCGCCACGCGCTGCCGGCCCCCGCCTGGCAGCACGCGCTGCGGCTGGCGGCGGCGCTGGGCTGCGCCATGCTGCTGATCGGCCTGCTCACCCGGGTAGACGCCGCGCTGGGCCTGTCGCTCCTCGGCATCGGGGACCTGGGCGGACAGGTGGGCGCGGTGTCACTGCACTGCGACCTGCCGCTCACGGTGGGGGTCGCCGTGCTCTGGGGCGGAGTGGCCGGGTTCCTCGGCGCGCTGTTCGCCGGGCGCTTCCTCCCCGACCGCGCCGCCGGCTGA
- a CDS encoding low temperature requirement protein A, translated as MTDERAVPGAAESVRPLELFFDLVFVFTITQVASILVAAPTLLSTGRVAVLLVIIWWMYSGYAWLTNALDLERTGPRLLLLAGTAGFFLMAMAVPKAVGQSSWALVFGAGYLLVVSAHLVGFIGTSGHRGIVRVGPLNLASALVVLAAGAVPAQVRLWLWALAAVMEVVTPLVTGTGGFAVGVGHFVERHGLAVIIVLGESITEVGAATSQGGSVGTAVVGALLALVLSAQMWWLYFGREDRESQARLERVPLERRPRVAVHSFGYAYYLIILGIVVAAVGMEKAIDEFHRAPRQHDLAALLLPLGISLYLVGLACFHRALAGDWPRARIAAALAVAALVTPAALRSGGAALAAAALVLFALILREGRRHHVAGVGIGPAPS; from the coding sequence GTGACCGATGAGAGGGCCGTCCCGGGCGCGGCGGAGTCCGTCCGACCGCTGGAACTCTTCTTCGACCTGGTCTTCGTCTTCACGATCACCCAGGTCGCCTCGATCCTCGTGGCCGCGCCCACGCTGCTCAGCACGGGACGGGTGGCCGTGCTCCTGGTGATCATCTGGTGGATGTACTCCGGCTACGCCTGGCTGACCAACGCGCTCGATCTGGAGCGCACCGGCCCGCGCCTGCTCCTGCTGGCCGGCACGGCCGGGTTCTTCCTGATGGCGATGGCGGTCCCGAAGGCGGTCGGGCAGAGTTCCTGGGCGCTGGTCTTCGGTGCCGGCTACCTCCTGGTCGTCTCGGCCCACCTGGTCGGGTTCATCGGCACCTCCGGGCACCGCGGCATCGTGCGGGTCGGACCGCTGAACCTCGCCAGCGCCCTCGTGGTGCTGGCCGCGGGGGCGGTACCGGCGCAGGTGCGGCTGTGGCTCTGGGCGTTGGCCGCCGTGATGGAGGTGGTGACCCCGCTGGTGACCGGAACCGGTGGGTTCGCGGTCGGGGTCGGGCACTTCGTGGAGCGCCACGGACTCGCGGTGATCATCGTGCTGGGCGAGTCGATCACCGAGGTCGGCGCGGCGACCTCGCAGGGCGGCAGCGTGGGGACCGCGGTGGTGGGCGCGCTCCTGGCGCTGGTGCTGAGCGCGCAGATGTGGTGGCTCTACTTCGGCCGTGAGGACCGCGAGAGCCAGGCCCGGCTGGAGCGGGTCCCGTTGGAACGTCGCCCCCGCGTCGCTGTCCACTCCTTCGGCTACGCCTACTACCTGATCATCCTCGGGATCGTGGTCGCGGCGGTGGGCATGGAGAAGGCCATCGACGAGTTCCACCGTGCCCCCCGCCAGCACGACCTCGCCGCCCTCCTGTTGCCGCTCGGCATCTCCCTCTATCTGGTCGGGCTCGCCTGCTTCCACCGCGCACTGGCGGGCGACTGGCCGCGGGCCCGGATCGCGGCCGCGCTCGCTGTCGCCGCACTGGTCACGCCCGCCGCGCTGCGAAGCGGCGGTGCCGCTCTCGCGGCGGCGGCCCTGGTCCTGTTCGCCCTGATCCTCCGGGAGGGCCGCCGGCATCATGTCGCCGGTGTGGGAATCGGGCCGGCGCCGTCCTGA
- a CDS encoding PadR family transcriptional regulator, with protein MQFEYVLLALLAARPLSGYDLRKWVETEGQFLRSRAHHSQIYRLLGRMVADGWIAFEVDPREGRPDAKVYRLTPVGREALLDWVHSPYEPPSRFQDADFLSRFAFAAALDREAAIRLIRTELDHRRAQIARNRPRDRTVRFEDALPELDQELAREVAEELHRYGAGAMDSWVAWLEHMLQRLDQWQPGPRTPPAGEGNA; from the coding sequence GTGCAGTTCGAGTACGTGCTGCTCGCCCTGCTGGCCGCCCGCCCGCTCAGCGGCTACGACCTGCGCAAGTGGGTCGAGACGGAGGGCCAGTTCCTCCGCTCGCGAGCCCATCACAGCCAGATCTACCGCCTGCTGGGGCGGATGGTGGCCGACGGCTGGATCGCGTTCGAGGTCGATCCGCGCGAGGGGCGGCCCGACGCGAAGGTCTACCGGCTCACGCCGGTGGGGCGGGAGGCGCTGCTGGACTGGGTGCACTCCCCCTACGAGCCGCCCAGCCGGTTCCAGGACGCGGACTTCCTGTCCCGGTTCGCCTTCGCCGCCGCACTGGACCGCGAGGCCGCGATCCGCCTGATCCGCACCGAACTGGACCACCGACGCGCGCAGATCGCCCGCAACCGGCCCCGCGACCGCACGGTCCGCTTCGAGGACGCGCTGCCGGAACTGGACCAGGAGCTGGCCCGCGAGGTCGCCGAGGAACTGCACCGGTACGGGGCCGGCGCGATGGACTCGTGGGTGGCCTGGCTGGAGCACATGCTCCAGCGACTCGACCAGTGGCAGCCGGGGCCGAGGACGCCGCCGGCCGGAGAGGGGAATGCCTGA
- a CDS encoding alpha/beta hydrolase, translated as MTRIRRTAVAVVLALVLPLPIIGAGAAFAAAGQPPAATATTATTLAPTGQGVQLELPRPTGPHAVGVNTLHLVDQDRPDPWVPSAGPRQLMVSMYYPAHAGTGRPAPYMTTEEARLFLNMEGLDGAFPAQALADTRTYASTDARPEHGRYPLVVLSPGFGLPRQTLTGLAVDLASRGYVVALVDHTYEDSGTTFPDGQTLGCALCDLSNVSDAESLQSRAKDVSFVLDQLTGRHPAWQNAQLIDRERIGMAGHSLGGAAVIPTMAADQRVRAGADLDGRFFVPVPAGGLGGRPVLLLGNPANHAVGGDEPSWAANWPDLDGWKRWLTVTGSTHVSFTDVPVLADEAGITGVDGSIPSVRAEQLTRAYVAAFFDEQLKGIPRPLLDGPSPADPEVVFQQQP; from the coding sequence ATGACTCGCATCCGTCGCACCGCCGTAGCCGTCGTCCTCGCCCTGGTCCTGCCGCTGCCGATCATCGGAGCGGGCGCCGCGTTCGCCGCCGCCGGGCAGCCCCCAGCTGCCACGGCCACCACCGCCACCACCCTGGCCCCGACCGGCCAGGGCGTTCAGCTGGAGCTCCCGCGCCCGACCGGCCCGCACGCGGTCGGCGTCAACACGCTGCACCTGGTCGACCAGGACCGCCCGGACCCGTGGGTGCCGAGCGCGGGACCGCGGCAGCTGATGGTGTCGATGTACTACCCCGCCCACGCCGGCACCGGCCGGCCCGCCCCCTACATGACCACCGAGGAGGCCCGGCTCTTCCTGAACATGGAGGGGCTCGACGGCGCGTTCCCGGCACAGGCGCTGGCCGACACCCGTACCTACGCGTCCACCGACGCCCGCCCGGAGCACGGCAGATACCCGCTGGTGGTGCTCTCACCCGGCTTCGGACTGCCGCGCCAGACGCTCACCGGCCTCGCCGTCGACCTGGCCAGCCGCGGCTACGTCGTCGCGCTCGTCGACCACACCTACGAGGACTCCGGGACGACCTTCCCCGACGGGCAGACGCTCGGCTGCGCGCTCTGCGACCTGTCGAACGTGTCGGACGCCGAGTCCCTGCAGAGCCGGGCCAAGGACGTCTCGTTCGTGCTGGACCAGCTGACCGGCCGCCATCCGGCCTGGCAGAACGCGCAGTTGATCGATCGCGAGCGGATCGGCATGGCCGGGCACTCGCTCGGCGGCGCCGCGGTCATCCCGACCATGGCGGCCGACCAGCGGGTGCGGGCCGGCGCCGACCTGGACGGCAGGTTCTTCGTGCCGGTGCCGGCCGGCGGCCTCGGCGGCCGCCCGGTGCTGCTGCTCGGCAACCCGGCGAACCACGCCGTGGGCGGCGACGAGCCGAGCTGGGCGGCGAACTGGCCGGACCTCGACGGCTGGAAGCGCTGGCTGACCGTCACCGGGTCCACCCACGTCAGCTTCACCGACGTGCCGGTGCTCGCCGACGAAGCGGGCATCACCGGCGTGGACGGCTCGATCCCGTCGGTGCGCGCCGAGCAGCTCACCCGCGCCTACGTCGCGGCCTTCTTCGACGAGCAGCTGAAGGGCATCCCGCGGCCGCTGCTGGACGGCCCGTCGCCGGCCGATCCGGAGGTCGTCTTCCAGCAGCAGCCCTGA